tctGTGTTAGTAAACATCCTGAAATTGAAGACAACATTTTCCCTGAATTTTGGTTATTGATATTCATAAACAAAACATTAGGTAACATGAGTAGACAAACAGGATATGAATGAAAATAGGTTCGTAGGCCTGTATTGCTACTAATATTACTGTAGggatttgtttcattttctttcTCGTACTAAAATCTATTCATTACAatgtcaatcaatcaaaatcaatcaataataacataacccattttcttttctctttcaacaaaataacaatttaaatataaataataaagaggCAAACCCCAGGAAGAACATAATTTGAAGGTCTCCCTCCAAAAAAAACGTGTGGCGGGTTAAGAGAAAACAAGTTGTAATCATCCTGTATAAAATCACTTACTTATCCTACAAGACTAAAGAAGACTAATTACATTCGCCAATTTGGTTCAGCAAATTACACAAGAAACTCAAATCGCGAAAATCAAAGGTCGCGAAATAGTTGAAAATGTAAAATCGCGAAAATTTAGGGCCGCGAAAATGTTGGGCTTTACAGCATTCATTTTCATCcaacataattataaacaacAAGAAGAtagtgatttatttttatttcaagcaatatcataaattacattgaaaatacaaaaaaaaacgtgGAAATGTTGAACAATTAACATTAAAGAAAGCATTGCGGTAAACATTagcaatattatattaaaaaataaactatattaataACCGATTATCTTAAAAATACTTTATCATGATCCATAATTCACATGAGACTCACATGTGACGCTATATCACGGAATCGactataatattgtttgtagaTACATTACTTTTGTACTGAAAGGGAATGTAGTAGTCTTTTGGCATTTTAAGTACATTTAATTACATGGGACATTTATTAAAGGTGTATTACGTCACTGAATACGTCACGgtttttagttcaaaattgtaagtgaatattataataaatccaaaggcaaattactgaaaataatgacaatgctgtacTACTGGGTATcattggctggatctcaatgaagatacaaaatgaaTAAAGCAAAAAGCtcaatcaaaacgataaagtaaaaccaaagattgtatagcgccgctacgcggcgctatcgcgtagcggcgctatataATCTTTGGTAAAACATCTAGAAAAAgtagcatatatatatatatatacactagttgtgttccaaccgtaccacgccgagaatgttaaagggtcgttatccgatcgagttaaagaacaataccatgaaagccccagtggtctaatggttagggcaactgcatatcaagcagacggtccgagttcgagtctcggttggggcgactttttctcattctcacagatttcctcatctttatcgtttcaaaaattaattaaataattttcagtgtatcaccgagcggtttggaatttatttctatgcctgttgtgtttatatatatacagtatatatatatatatatatatattcaggttgaaattttcagaccgtttggatagagtgctcaataccaaggtagagcataaataaataaaataacagcagaaaacttggttacttcattgttttaatcactacaaatttgtttcgtacgaccagcatgtagctggccgcactcttcaggtgaaatataaaacataagtgacacagttgtctcatagtgcttaatagaagtgttttatatttcacctgaagagtgcggccagctacatgctggtcgtacgaaacaaatttgtagtgattaaaacaatgaagtaaccaagttttctgctgttattttatatatatatatatatatataaatccaaaagcaaattactgaaaaaaatgacaatgctgtgtgtatcagtggctggatctcaatggagatacaaaaataaaaagcgaaaagctaaatcaaaacgataaagtaaacagccagaaaagttagcagagctttcgggcaacactagcccttcatcagtgcaagtgtttatatataaaaatcaagatcaaataagttaaaactgcctcaatatagatttattttaacgacatgtttcgggcatagcccatcatcaggtgaaaagaattgtaacaaaggataacatatataagtcacaaaattacataataaaacaaatcagccaatcaaagatgttaacaaacaaaaggcatagttatacAGGCACGCCTCTAAAAGCTATGGtgtacaaagcaggaatggttgcttataaagcaggaaatttaaaacaaagacaaaagcttcaagtgtaaataattgttaatatgtgaatgtctctggcaaaattaatgtttaaaggatctaaattgtacatttgccggtaggggcaagagtgccaagctttacaattattctttcttctataattctacgagatgtctcagaaccattacatactttaacaccagaaattgtaatatccgaaagggaatgctcattattacaacaagcacgaatgtgcaatactcggggtacagcgaaagaagctgtaagacgtcataagaccggatgtaacgtcacatacacatcaaaaaccgcgctaccaaatacggctatacgataccatcttcgagacgtcatatggctgcatccggtatgaaattaaaaaatccggctctctatagctttgaggacatgtccctgtagtatattcatgctaaatccgagctcaatactacaacgaataagggaggagtagtactttataaattgcactttttgctcaatagtgtccggatggaagaagaagaggaaaagatgagagagtcctagactcaggtaccccgacTAATAAAACGATATATACTCTATATCAttttacgtatacagtatatttcaccataaagttaaagaaaaataggtttcgccagggctcgaaccaggACCTTCTGCgagttaagcagacttgacaaccactacactacgaaacctcttacaccaaaaatgtgggttacacaaagttttttaatccatttaaattacaaataaattattatgtaataagcacaaagcaagataaacatgtgtaaaagtgataattaccgattacacaaaataaatatttttaaaaataataaaaataagatatactgtatatcatattaCCTTATCAGTACTTTTTACcataaagttgaaaaaaaaaaggtttcgcccgggctcgaaccggggaccttctgcgtgttaagcagacgtgataaccactacgccaagaagccgcatataactacataacgctgtggtgtgtgtcacacattgtggcttcttaattaaacaaattaattaacaaacaagcacgaatgtgcaatactcggggtacagcgaaagaagctgtatacagacgtatacagttagcaagttaaagaaaaataggtttcgccgaccgattacacaaaataagtattttaaaaaataataaaaataagatatactctgtataattatcatattgcgtatacagtacttttcaccataaagtttaaaaaaaaggtttcgtccgggctcgaaccaggtaccttctgcgtgttaagcaaacgtgataaccactacgccaagaatccgcatataaccatataactacataacgctgtggtgtgtatcacacattgtggcttcttaattaaacaaattaattaacaaaaaattaaaaatccggctctatagctttgaggacatgtccctgtagtatgttcatgccaaatcccagctcaatactacaacgaataagggaggagtagtactttaaaaatcgcactttttactcaatagtgtccagatggaggaagaagaggagaaaatgagtaagtcctagactcgggtaccccgagtaaaaagcacgaatgtgcgatactcagggtgcagcaaaagaagctgtaatgacgtcataagacgggatgtgacgtcacatacacatcaataacctaccaaatacggctatatggtaccatcttcgagacgtcatatggctgcatccggatTGAAAtctaaaaatccggctctatagatttgaggacatgtccctgtagtatattcatgctaaatcccagctcaatactacaactaataagggaggagtagtactttaaaaatcgcactttttactcaatagtgtccagatggaggaggaggagaaaatgagtaagtactagactcgggtaccccgagtaaaaatggGTGGCTACAGGCCGGgacattcacatattaacaattatttacacttgaagcttttgtctttgttttaaatttcctgctttataagcaaccattcctgctttgtacaccatagcttttggaagcgtgcctttataactatgccttttgtttgttaacatctttgattggctgatttgttttattatgtaattttgtgacttatatatgttatcctttgttacaattcttttcacctgatgatgggctatgcccaaaacatgtcgttaaaataaatctatattgaggcagttttaacttatttgatcttgatttttttctatatcctgcctatgcagctctttgatttatatatatatatatatataaattgcagatccaaatagtttatctaaaacaataggctattgtatacgacttcctgatgactcacttctattagtattaagcactatgagacaactgtgtcacttatgttttatatttcacctgaagaggcaaattactgagaaaaatgacaatgctgtgggtatcagtggctggatctcaatggagatacaaaaataaaaagcgaaaagctaaatcaaaacgataaagtaaacagccagaaaagttagcagagctttcgggcaacactagcccttcattagtgcaagtgaaggaatttggataacgtcatataaagctggcaagtgctgcctgggtggacatgaataaaagaaatataacaaagggagccagggtggagtctgaataagagtggtaaacaaagaaggtagcttggtagagatataaacaatttatatatatatatatatattaatgtcctcatctttatcgtttcaaattaattaattaaatttcagtatatcaccgggcggtttagaattaatgttctttgcctgatttgtttatatatattaatgttcttatataattttaaaaaaaaggtaatgGTCGTAGAAGAAGAATACAGAGTATCTCCTAGCACACCGTTACGTAATATCTGGTAACTACACGTTTCTATTAGGAAAAGGAACAGGTGTggaatgttaacaattttttgattaaatcaattttaaaaacaactcccttgagtgagtggccgagcggttaagacagtggaaccgtaattacgtagccataacatcggcaggggttcgaggctcactcgctccatggttctggttgtaaaacgagtcttctcggataaggatctaaaccgtaggtccagtgtacacatctagctcgtgtgcactttaaagaacctagtacatcttttgagacgagtagggggttaccccggtgtattagtatatcacagccactgatcagggagttgttattacaACTAACTAATAACAACTCCCcgcactgatcaccaactgggccctctgggagaccagtctttgactgaagaggttacccagtataaatataaatttcaatcaattaacCCTACTCACATCAGTTAACATTGTCTTCAAATACATGTTGAAACCAACAAACTTCTTATTGTTTacgataaaaaaatatattatagtaatttcgataaacagtataataatatttataaaactaTTACAAACATTAATTCAATCTGGCCTATACGTGACCTTAAATAAACTGGAAACATTGTATGTAAATGTTGCTTAATGCAGTTACGTTCAAACAGCAAAATACCGGAATGTGCAAAATGAACTTTCGAAAAATGAACTATCATAAACATGTTTCTGCTGAGCGTATATACACCTCACCTCACATAACATCTCTGTGACATCACTGGAGTTTAGATAggtatattattacagtaggcctactgtagataATGCGCGCGCGCGCGAAGTGTGTGCTAGCATGGTGGCAATTTCAGCCAAAATCTAGACACAGCTTATAAACGTGCCGATTTGATTCAGCATAATTCAACTTTCAACAGATTCACTTTGATGTCGTTTTTTAACCATCTGATCACTTGTACTTGCATCGGATTCAGTAAATGTTACATACTGAGTATCTACAAATGCAAGCTTTTGGAGCATAAGGTCAAAGGTCGAATACAACTCAGCAAATGTTGGTCTTTGGGATGGAAAGGCTTTCCAGCATTTCGTCATCACTTCGTACCTGTAAAAGAGGTTTCATTTTTTAGGCTCATAAGTTATTAGTTGATTCAgctataaatgaatgaaaaaccGAAAATGCATAAGCTATGTACTTGGTGATTAACCCAACCCCACCCCGTTTTTCGgccaaacaacattttttttttagttcgtTTAAAGTTTTCGCAAAAGTAAGAAGTGttttcaattaaaatgttaaaaaaaatgtacatcgTGGAGAAATTTGAAAAACGAAAGAGGACAAAGGGGGGGTATTTTGGAGTGGGCATGATAATTGAAGAGGGAGGTAAAATGGTTATCAGTTGTTATATAAATGATGTTGAGTCTCCAAGCATGAGCAAATTGATGACTTTGGAAACTGGTGTAAAGGTGATAATTACAGACGTAATTGGGGGAAATGATTGTTTGAGGTTAACAGCAAAATCTAAGGTAATGTTTTTAGTTCGTTATTATTTAGTTGTTAAAATGACGTTGTTTAGTTTTGTTAACTGCGCATGGATATAGAACATGTTGTAAATTGAAGACCTAGTCTAGGAGGCCTAGTCCTGGAAGAAATAATACAGAAgttacaatataggcctatactgtagtataaaacTGAATTGAGTTGAGTTTAGCCATATTATCAATACTTTAGATTTtagattttaaatatttcatgagAATTTGTTAGGCCTAATTTCcgcttttttattatttgcgATTGTAGGTTATGACGAAAGTGGCAAACTTCAATGTTGACATGGGGGTAGTAAACAATTTTATCCGACCAGAAGTTGTGTCTCTATCAGAAGCGAAGGGTAGTCCACAGAAGAAACGAATTTCGGTGCAGGGATGTGTTGTTGAGGtaactttatatttcatttatttatttttttacatatttatgaATAGGTTTTATTAAAATTTGAGAATAATTCAGAATTTCGGATAATAATGCTGGGGTAAGTATTAGGAATTATGTTAAACTTGTTAAAATTCCTAGTTGAAATGACAGTGTGATTGATAGTTTTGGGTTATGTaaaattatgaaatgttattaccGTTGTTTCATTgctgtaatttttgttttagatGGGAGAGTATGTATGTACTGATTCGTATAAGAGAAGATCGATATGGTTAGGAAATGGAGATACAAAGATGGAAGTAGTGCTGTGGGGTGAGGCGGCGGCATCCACCTTTGACTTAGTGGCAAATGAGGTGATAATAACTGCAGTTGTTGTGCAGGGCATTCAACTAAGAAGTACGCCGTCGACGGTGGTAGAAGtaagttttgttttgttataaCTACTTTAAACTGaaattctattttgtatattggaacgaaaaattattaattatgatttaatTTCCAGCTATTGTAAATGAATATCGAGTAGAAAGAATTGTATAATCGACATCGCTCTGTATTGTCAAACTCCATTTGTTTAACCAATTAGTAGTGTCATTTAAATtactaatcaatattaattatattttatatttggtttGTATTATAGGCGAATGGTATGGATAGCGTAGAGGGTGTGATTATCGCTGTTGGCGACACCAGTGATGGGTATGTAAAATTCTACATTATTGTATTGATgcttgtacagtgttattgaaTGTTTTAAAAGGCAAATTGTGACAtaaccatattttaaaaaataaacgccCCGGGGTGTTATTTGTTAAGTGGTAGTTGCGCTCCCTCGATAGCCtggtcaaaaaaataaaataaaatcagtgACTTCTGTTACAATGGCGGACTCAAACGCTCACATTATCTTATCAGTTAAAAATTGACATGCACCCCCACATTTTGCTTCAAGGATGGATCCACATGGATGCGCCTCCCTGGCGCAAACGCGCTGGATCCGCTCTTGAACATGAAGTTTCATGTTTAAGATTATTACTATCGTTTTGTAATGTAAATCTACAAAAATACACAATaactttgaaaatgaaaatcaacaTATTTGTTAACAAGTTATAAAAACTGTATATTTGTTTCCATTAAACTTCACTTCACTTAACAGACATGGaatattttagtattaaatTTATAACACAACAATATTTGAATGCTATTTTGTAGTAAtgctgtttaaatttatttttattttagatatcCAGTCGATATTTATTTGGAGACTGAGGAATGTTTAAGGCTTCCGGAAAGTACGCATTTTGATATCAACCTTATCACTTTGCCCTGCGGTGTAGAGTTTTCGGCCGACAGTTCGGGGCTGATATCCGAAATCAAAATGCTAGATTTTGAGGAAtaaattgtgtaggcctacagattatatttagttaattagtgttaattttgtaattgttttgatAAACGACTAACAATGTCGAGTCGATAAAAAAATGGTAATAAACGttaaatcaatatatatttaaattgtgtcaTGTGAAATATGTTGATtgctttttttgtaaaaataatgtagaTTACATCTGTACTGTATTTCGTAAACGTACTGATAGCAATTGGATAATAACGTTTCTGATTAAATGGAATGTTTAGTTCTGATGAGATGGGAAAACCAGGATGAAAACTGTATACACAGCAGAGCTTTTTCCTTGCAATGTACCAAGGACTACTAGTAAAaatcacaataaaaataattattattagcatTACTTACctgaaaaattgtataaataaaaaaatgagtgttttttgaaacaatattcataaggtataatattataaagtttaCTTTAATGTATGTgcaatatttatatacagtactataaaaagATTGTTTGTGTGCTGTCTTATATTAACAACTtattctataatattattatattatataataatgaattttgtatatacaatattgaatgaataaagattGAAGGAATAAAGATGGGAGAGACCcataaaagattaaaaaaaataaataaaaataattattcaattgTACGAAAATAAACTAATAAGTAGTACGCATACTGTAAAGCCCAACATTTTCGCGGCCCTAAATTTTCGCGATTTTACGTTTTTAACTATTTCGCGACCTTTTGTTTTTGCGATTTCCGTTTATTGTGTAACTTAAAAAAATGATTCGTCCTTTTTAAGAATGTAAAGACTATGTAGTTCTTAGaagtattttgaaatgtttgtattgtaattAGCAATACAATAAGGTTAATGAACTGTTATCTAAATAGAGTAGGTATTACCAGAACGTGATATTGTTGCGGTGGTTGTTTTCGGAAAAAATACGG
This is a stretch of genomic DNA from Antedon mediterranea chromosome 3, ecAntMedi1.1, whole genome shotgun sequence. It encodes these proteins:
- the LOC140043941 gene encoding uncharacterized protein isoform X2, with the translated sequence MTKVANFNVDMGVVNNFIRPEVVSLSEAKGSPQKKRISVQGCVVEMGEYVCTDSYKRRSIWLGNGDTKMEVVLWGEAAASTFDLVANEVIITAVVVQGIQLRSTPSTVVEANGMDSVEGVIIAVGDTSDGYPVDIYLETEECLRLPESTHFDINLITLPCGVEFSADSSGLISEIKMLDFEE
- the LOC140043941 gene encoding uncharacterized protein isoform X1; this encodes MLKKMYIVEKFEKRKRTKGGYFGVGMIIEEGGKMVISCYINDVESPSMSKLMTLETGVKVIITDVIGGNDCLRLTAKSKVMTKVANFNVDMGVVNNFIRPEVVSLSEAKGSPQKKRISVQGCVVEMGEYVCTDSYKRRSIWLGNGDTKMEVVLWGEAAASTFDLVANEVIITAVVVQGIQLRSTPSTVVEANGMDSVEGVIIAVGDTSDGYPVDIYLETEECLRLPESTHFDINLITLPCGVEFSADSSGLISEIKMLDFEE